The Clostridium botulinum BKT015925 genome includes the window GTTATGTGTAAAACTGATGATATTGATATAGAAGAAGGAAAATATATAGAAAAGTACGAGCTCTTTACAGAAGGAACAAATGTTAACTTCTGTGAGATTATAGATAAGGATACTATAAAGGTTAAAACATGGGAAAGAGGTGCGGGACCTACTTTAGCATGTGGAACAGGAAGTTGTGCATCTTTTGCTATAAGTAATATATTGGGATATGTAGGAAACAAAGCTAAGGTGTTTGTTCCTGGAGGTGAACTTATCACTGAATTTAAAGATAATAAAGTGTTTATGACAGGACCTGCGGAAATTGTTTTTAAAGGAGAATTTAATTTATAAACTATATAAATCTTATTGAAATAGCATTATTTCAATAGGATTTTTTCATTTATTGATTAAATAAAACTTTTATGGAAATAGTATGTAATAAATGAATATTAGTGATTAGATGTAAAATTTATAACGTGAGGTGAAAAATAGATTGGCTTTTCAATATTTGAATAAAGATTTAAATATAAAATCAGTATCTTTAGATGATTTATACATATCACCAGATGTCATAAAACTTATACCCAAAGAAGTAGTTAGGAAATATGAAATAATGCCTTTTAAAATAATTAAAAACAAATTATTAATAGCTATGTTAAATCCCTCAGATGAGACTATTAAAGAAGAAATTAGATTTATTACTGGTATGGAAGTTATTCCTTATGTTGATACAAAGTATAATATATTTTCGGCTATAGAAAGTTATTATGAAAAGCAAACAGTAAATGAAGTCTTAGAGGACTTGAAAAATGTTAATTATATAGTTAAAGATGATGAAAATAATAATAAAATTATAGAAAATGCTCCTGTTGTAAAATTAACCAATTCAATAATTAATCAAGCTATTAATTTAAAAGCAAGTGATATTCATTTAGAACCTTTTAAAGATAATGTTAAAGTAAGATTTAGAATTGATGGTGTTTTAAATGAAATTTTGACTATACCTAGAGAAGTATATATGCTTGTAAGCACACGAATAAAAATAAAGTCAAGTATGGATATTTCTAAAAAGATGATACCACAAGATGGAAAAATGGAGTATGAATTTAAAGATAATGTTTTAGATTTAAGAACTTCAACATTACCAATTGTAAATGGAGAAAAAATAGTAATAAGAATTTTATATAAATTTAATAATGATATACAATTAGAAGATTTAATACAAAATAATGAAGATTTAAATTTAATAAAAGATATATTAAAGCATCCTAATGGTATTGTTCTTGTGACTGGTCCAACTGGTAGTGGTAAAACTACTACTTTATGTGCAATGTTAAATTATCTAAATTCAAAAGAAAAAAATATAATTACAGTGGAGGATCCTGTAGAATATCAAATTCATGGAATAAATCAAATGAATGTAAACAATAAAGCAGGACTTACTTTTTCTACAGGACTTAGAAGTATTCTAAGGCAGAATACAGATATTCCTATAGAATCATTGATATAAGCTATATTACAGAAATTCGTCAAAAAAATCGTCAAAAATAATTTTTAAAAAATATTTTCTATTATAATAGTTGCTTTTTTCATCATATCATCTGTAACATGAGAATAAATCTTCATAGTCATTTCTACAGTATGACCAAGAATTTTAGCAGCAGTTTTAAAATCTACGCCATTTGAGATTAATGCAGTGGCATAAGTATGCCTTAATTCATGCATAGTAATTCCAGCTAATTCTTTCAATTTGGGATTTAGATATTTATCAATACTTGATGCATTAAAAGGAGTAACTCTATTGTTTATATCAGTAGGATTATTTTTCTTATAGTTTTTAAGTTCTTTTAATGTATTGGGGGATAAAGGAATTGTTCTATAAGAATTTTTTGATTTCAGTGATCCGAATCCAGATTTTCGAGTCTTTAATACTTTCCATTGTTTATTTACAGTTATGCTAGAACGTTTAAAGTCAATAGAATCCCAGGTTAAGCCGAGAACTTCTCCTAATCTCATTCCAGTATTAGCTGCTATAAAAGCAACCATATAGTATTTATTATCTTGTAATTCTTTTAAAAGTTTATTTAATTGTTTTTTAGTTAATGCGATTTTATTACTATATTCTTTTTCTTTAGGAATTTTTATATTTACAGTAGGTAATTCAAATATTAAATTTAAATCGTCTTTAACATAGATAAAAAACATATTTAATATTCCAACATACTTTTTTACTGTTGAGTATTTCAAATGCTCTTTTAGTAATTTATCTACTATGCTTTGTATGTCATGTTTTTTAATTTCTTTAATTCTCTTATTATTTAAATCCTTAAATTTTGAAAAACAATTTTTATAACTTTTAACAGTATGGTATTCTTTATACAAAGTTATATGATCTAAATATATAGTAGTTAATTGATTAAAAGTAACCTTAATTAAATCATTGTTCACTGGAACATTTTTAGTTGTATTTTTTAATTCTTTTAACATTTTTTCAGCAGCAGGTTTAGCGTCCTTTTTCGTCTTAAATCCTTGTTTCGATTTTTGCTTCCATTTCCCCATATTATCTTTATAGGAAATTATAAATTGCCAACCTTTGTCTTTTTGACGATAAGTTATATTATAGTCCATTTCTAAATCGCTCCTTTTTGAATGTGTGTTCTTTAAAAAATAAAGATCACTAATTGGTTTAAACTAACATTAAGTAATTAGTAATCTTAATAGTATTAATATAATTTTATTAGTTTTTAAAACATTTCCATAATACCTAAATTAGGTTCAAAATAGATAGTATAATTATCTATTACAAAACATGTTCCATATTTAGATTTATAGTAATGTATAGATTCTTCTAAAAATTTTTCTGTAACTCCTAGAAACTCAGCTATTTCATATCGAGTTTTAGCACCATACTTATAAGATTTTATAAGATCCAATAAGCGTACTAATTTTTT containing:
- a CDS encoding GspE/PulE family protein, encoding MAFQYLNKDLNIKSVSLDDLYISPDVIKLIPKEVVRKYEIMPFKIIKNKLLIAMLNPSDETIKEEIRFITGMEVIPYVDTKYNIFSAIESYYEKQTVNEVLEDLKNVNYIVKDDENNNKIIENAPVVKLTNSIINQAINLKASDIHLEPFKDNVKVRFRIDGVLNEILTIPREVYMLVSTRIKIKSSMDISKKMIPQDGKMEYEFKDNVLDLRTSTLPIVNGEKIVIRILYKFNNDIQLEDLIQNNEDLNLIKDILKHPNGIVLVTGPTGSGKTTTLCAMLNYLNSKEKNIITVEDPVEYQIHGINQMNVNNKAGLTFSTGLRSILRQNTDIPIESLI
- a CDS encoding site-specific integrase; protein product: MDYNITYRQKDKGWQFIISYKDNMGKWKQKSKQGFKTKKDAKPAAEKMLKELKNTTKNVPVNNDLIKVTFNQLTTIYLDHITLYKEYHTVKSYKNCFSKFKDLNNKRIKEIKKHDIQSIVDKLLKEHLKYSTVKKYVGILNMFFIYVKDDLNLIFELPTVNIKIPKEKEYSNKIALTKKQLNKLLKELQDNKYYMVAFIAANTGMRLGEVLGLTWDSIDFKRSSITVNKQWKVLKTRKSGFGSLKSKNSYRTIPLSPNTLKELKNYKKNNPTDINNRVTPFNASSIDKYLNPKLKELAGITMHELRHTYATALISNGVDFKTAAKILGHTVEMTMKIYSHVTDDMMKKATIIIENIF